One region of Microbacterium sufflavum genomic DNA includes:
- a CDS encoding zf-HC2 domain-containing protein, which produces MSDCGCDKARQDLEEYLRNEVCKTEHAEIREHLENCPSCRDEALVATTLTEVVARACKETAPEELRDQVFARLREVQAAQH; this is translated from the coding sequence GGCCCGTCAGGATCTGGAGGAGTACCTCCGCAACGAGGTGTGCAAGACCGAGCACGCCGAGATCCGCGAGCATCTCGAGAACTGCCCGTCCTGCCGGGACGAGGCGCTCGTGGCCACCACCCTCACCGAGGTCGTGGCGCGCGCCTGCAAGGAGACCGCTCCCGAGGAGCTGCGCGACCAGGTGTTCGCGCGCCTGCGCGAGGTGCAGGCCGCGCAGCACTGA
- a CDS encoding GNAT family N-acetyltransferase, with amino-acid sequence MALIDARGIPADQTSVDRLAGEGLDYRVLDLDDAAAVEAFQRALARGFLGAEPTAETLADGLPTVRGRRNIGVYERDVATAPHPVATIDSWVTPMTVPGGEIGLWAISGVTVSGTHRRRGIARALLEGELRAAADAGVAVAGLTASEATIYGRYGFGSAVPVARFTVDTRRAGWDGPAPQGRIEYLDREQLAQELGVVHERSRGARSGQVPGWRARWTGLAGLQSSDTDRDRVRGVRHVDADGVVRGVMAYAVSEKGESFRFALHVRLLVAETPESIAMLWRFALQHDLVDEVTADLRPLDDALPWLVADPRGVTQIVHDHGWLRILDVPAALTGRRYSSPLDVVIRVDDPLGFSEGEWRMRVDGAGRAEVESASGEEADVTLSVSALSSLYAGSVRAASLAGAGRISGSPEAVGALDRALAAFPAPSLDIWY; translated from the coding sequence ATGGCCCTCATCGATGCACGCGGGATCCCCGCCGATCAGACCTCCGTCGACCGTCTGGCAGGGGAGGGGCTCGACTACCGGGTGCTCGACCTGGATGACGCCGCGGCGGTCGAAGCGTTCCAGCGCGCGCTGGCCCGTGGCTTCCTGGGCGCGGAACCCACCGCCGAGACTCTTGCGGACGGGCTGCCCACCGTGCGCGGCCGCCGCAACATCGGGGTCTATGAGCGCGACGTGGCGACCGCGCCGCACCCCGTCGCCACGATCGACTCCTGGGTGACGCCCATGACGGTGCCCGGCGGCGAGATCGGCCTGTGGGCGATCAGCGGGGTCACGGTCTCCGGGACGCACCGGCGCCGCGGTATCGCCCGCGCCCTGCTGGAGGGCGAGCTGCGCGCCGCCGCAGACGCCGGGGTCGCGGTCGCCGGGCTCACGGCATCGGAGGCGACGATCTACGGCCGCTACGGATTCGGGTCTGCCGTGCCGGTCGCGCGGTTCACGGTCGATACGCGGCGCGCGGGCTGGGACGGCCCCGCACCGCAGGGGCGCATCGAGTACCTGGATCGTGAGCAGCTCGCGCAGGAGCTCGGCGTGGTGCACGAGCGCTCGCGCGGTGCGCGGTCGGGACAGGTGCCGGGGTGGCGTGCGCGCTGGACGGGCCTCGCCGGTCTGCAGTCGTCGGACACCGACCGTGACCGCGTGCGGGGCGTGCGACACGTCGACGCCGACGGCGTGGTCCGCGGCGTGATGGCGTACGCGGTCAGCGAGAAGGGCGAGTCGTTCCGGTTCGCCCTGCACGTGCGACTGCTGGTCGCCGAGACTCCGGAGTCGATCGCGATGCTGTGGCGGTTCGCGCTGCAGCACGACCTGGTGGACGAGGTGACCGCCGACCTGCGCCCGCTCGATGATGCGCTGCCGTGGCTGGTCGCCGACCCGCGCGGCGTCACCCAGATCGTGCACGACCACGGCTGGCTGCGCATCCTCGATGTGCCTGCCGCCCTCACGGGGCGCCGGTACTCGTCTCCGCTCGACGTCGTGATCCGGGTGGACGACCCGCTGGGCTTCTCCGAGGGGGAGTGGCGCATGCGGGTGGACGGCGCGGGGCGTGCCGAGGTCGAGTCGGCCTCGGGCGAGGAGGCGGACGTCACGCTCTCGGTGTCGGCGCTGTCGTCGTTGTACGCGGGCAGCGTGCGCGCGGCCTCGCTGGCGGGTGCCGGCCGCATCAGCGGCTCCCCGGAGGCCGTGGGGGCGCTCGACCGGGCCCTGGCCGCATTCCCCGCCCCGTCGCTCGACATCTGGTACTGA
- a CDS encoding ABC transporter substrate-binding protein, with the protein MHVNRWRKTLPLVAGAAALALALAGCTPGGSASGTDRPLRMWSGSMTPITNNFNPFAVDTATHMTFGAIYEPLFFFNQLSADPPVGMLGDTYEFSDDGTVLTITIKPDLKWSDGEDLTAEDVAFSLGYGSNLDPDMVSAEATDDTTVVVTYSSAKFTATPLILGSTWIIPKHIWSDIDDYMTETNPEPVGSGPYMLKSFTDAAYTLEANPLFRDGPPEITEVQDIGIDSNQSSEDLLKTGKLDWVGQFIANPDGVTSNGRISTMNQQQDPTVIVTCADASMGCAGAQTDPAVRQALNLAIDRAAISSKAFAGLSGEASPSFALLPRDEKWLSDPSLAVSPQEPDAATAEGILEGAGYTKGSDGFYGKDGTAIELDLFSPDGWTDYNDAAKLISAQAAEAGIRVNARTVSEAEYWTPISTGDFQLALYGITQSLVADPYSNYDQYFTTAASAKVGEEPTKGQNYARYTNPVVDAAVKQAGATQDEAIKKEAYAAVQAEIARDLPYIPVVLNASQSFFNTADFTGWPTEDDMYAAPLPYLSTASAVILTHLRPAKK; encoded by the coding sequence ATGCACGTCAACCGCTGGAGGAAGACCCTTCCTCTCGTCGCCGGTGCCGCCGCCCTCGCGCTGGCACTGGCCGGCTGCACGCCCGGTGGCAGCGCATCCGGCACAGATCGCCCGCTGCGCATGTGGTCAGGGTCGATGACGCCGATCACCAACAACTTCAACCCGTTCGCGGTGGACACCGCGACACACATGACGTTCGGCGCGATCTACGAGCCGCTGTTCTTCTTCAACCAGCTGTCCGCCGACCCGCCGGTCGGGATGCTCGGCGACACGTACGAGTTCAGTGACGACGGCACCGTCCTCACCATCACGATCAAGCCCGACCTGAAGTGGAGCGACGGCGAGGACCTCACCGCCGAGGATGTCGCGTTCAGCCTGGGCTACGGATCGAACCTCGACCCCGACATGGTGTCCGCCGAGGCCACGGACGACACCACGGTCGTCGTGACGTACTCCTCCGCGAAGTTCACCGCGACCCCGCTCATCCTCGGCTCGACCTGGATCATCCCGAAGCACATCTGGTCGGACATCGACGACTACATGACCGAGACGAACCCCGAGCCGGTCGGGTCCGGCCCCTACATGCTCAAGTCGTTCACCGACGCCGCCTACACGCTCGAGGCGAACCCGCTCTTCCGCGACGGCCCGCCCGAGATCACCGAGGTGCAGGACATCGGCATCGACTCCAACCAGTCCTCTGAGGATCTGCTCAAGACCGGCAAGCTCGACTGGGTCGGCCAGTTCATCGCCAACCCGGACGGTGTGACCTCCAACGGCCGCATCAGCACGATGAATCAGCAGCAGGACCCGACCGTGATCGTCACCTGCGCCGACGCGTCGATGGGCTGCGCGGGTGCCCAGACCGACCCGGCCGTGCGCCAGGCGCTCAACCTCGCGATCGACCGAGCGGCCATCAGCAGCAAGGCGTTCGCCGGGCTGTCCGGCGAGGCGTCGCCCAGCTTCGCCCTGCTGCCGCGCGACGAGAAGTGGCTGAGCGATCCGTCCCTGGCGGTCAGCCCCCAGGAGCCCGACGCGGCGACCGCCGAGGGCATCCTGGAAGGCGCCGGCTACACCAAGGGCTCCGACGGCTTCTACGGCAAGGACGGCACCGCGATCGAGCTCGACCTGTTCTCGCCCGACGGCTGGACCGACTACAACGACGCCGCCAAGCTCATCAGCGCACAGGCCGCGGAGGCCGGCATCCGCGTGAACGCGCGCACGGTGTCGGAGGCCGAGTACTGGACGCCGATCTCGACCGGCGACTTCCAGCTCGCCCTCTACGGCATCACGCAGTCGCTGGTCGCCGACCCGTACTCCAACTACGACCAGTACTTCACCACGGCCGCCAGCGCCAAGGTCGGCGAGGAGCCCACCAAGGGACAGAACTACGCCCGCTACACCAACCCCGTCGTCGACGCCGCGGTGAAGCAGGCCGGCGCGACGCAGGACGAGGCGATCAAGAAGGAGGCGTACGCCGCGGTGCAGGCCGAGATCGCGCGTGACCTGCCCTACATCCCGGTCGTGCTGAACGCCTCGCAGTCGTTCTTCAACACGGCCGACTTCACGGGCTGGCCGACTGAGGACGACATGTACGCGGCACCACTGCCGTACCTGTCGACGGCCTCCGCGGTCATCCTCACGCACCTGCGCCCGGCGAAGAAGTAA
- a CDS encoding ABC transporter permease codes for MKFWMRRIAFYIITLWAAISLNFLLPRLLPGDPAAIMLGKLRRANGGRPLSEETIAAITSILGAEKGSTLWDQYLAYWGRLLHGDLGVSSTRYPAPVGELIAAALPWTVTLVGAATIISFVLGILAGAWVGWLRGTWVDQLVPVTTFLQSIPYFWLALVLVAVFSVQLGLLPIIGGYDVFEFPAGPEWTPAFFASAFVHALLPAATIVISSVGGWLLGMRNMMVQTMSEDYVLTAEAKGLRPSRIRRAYAARNASIPSLAGFGIALGFVVAGSIVTEQVFSYPGLGKLMIQSVQGLDYALMQGVFLVITLTVLAANFLIDLLYGFIDPRVRRDG; via the coding sequence GTGAAGTTCTGGATGCGCCGCATCGCGTTCTACATCATCACGCTCTGGGCCGCGATCTCCCTCAACTTCCTGCTGCCGCGGCTGCTGCCCGGCGACCCCGCCGCAATCATGCTGGGCAAGCTCCGGCGCGCGAACGGTGGACGACCGCTGTCCGAGGAGACGATCGCGGCGATCACCTCCATCCTCGGCGCGGAGAAGGGATCGACGCTGTGGGATCAATACCTCGCCTACTGGGGTCGGCTGCTGCACGGTGATCTCGGGGTCTCGTCGACCCGATACCCGGCCCCGGTAGGCGAGCTCATCGCCGCGGCTCTGCCGTGGACGGTGACGCTCGTCGGAGCAGCCACCATCATCTCGTTCGTGCTCGGGATCCTCGCGGGCGCCTGGGTCGGATGGCTCCGCGGGACCTGGGTCGACCAGCTGGTGCCGGTGACCACGTTCCTGCAGTCCATCCCGTACTTCTGGCTCGCGCTGGTGCTCGTCGCGGTGTTCTCGGTGCAACTGGGGTTGTTGCCGATCATCGGCGGCTACGACGTGTTCGAGTTCCCGGCGGGTCCGGAGTGGACACCCGCGTTCTTCGCGAGTGCGTTCGTGCACGCCCTGTTGCCGGCGGCCACGATCGTGATCTCCTCGGTCGGCGGCTGGCTGCTCGGGATGCGGAACATGATGGTGCAGACGATGTCGGAGGACTACGTGCTCACGGCGGAGGCGAAGGGGCTGCGGCCCTCCCGGATCCGCCGGGCCTATGCGGCCCGCAACGCGTCGATCCCGAGCCTCGCCGGCTTCGGCATCGCGCTGGGCTTCGTCGTTGCAGGCTCGATCGTGACGGAGCAGGTGTTCAGCTACCCCGGACTCGGCAAGCTCATGATCCAGTCCGTCCAGGGACTCGACTACGCCCTGATGCAGGGGGTGTTCCTCGTCATCACGCTGACCGTGCTGGCGGCCAACTTCCTGATCGACCTCCTGTACGGCTTCATCGACCCGAGGGTGCGCCGCGATGGCTGA
- a CDS encoding ABC transporter permease, with the protein MADLIVSPSESTHAVAVARSARLRRGLPRLSGKLLVGMIVLAAIVLFGLIGPLLLGDPRDASFEPLLPPSPEHPFGTTKLGFDVLAQVATGTQGSLFVGAVAGVVALFLALVFGVLAGYFGGALDETLMLATNIMLVIPGLPLVMVIAAYVQHTEGLGDLARSSLLVALVLGITGWAGSAVVLRGTARSLRTRDYVAAAVVAGERPLRVIFVEILPNLVPLLAAQLIFGVIFAVLGEAGLSYLGLGPTGSITLGTVLNDAQTGQAVGSGAWWWFVPPGLIIALIGTALSLINFAIDEIVNPKLRLAPVAARRQRRARRAGRGVGGEGAVA; encoded by the coding sequence ATGGCTGATCTGATCGTCTCCCCGTCCGAGTCCACGCACGCCGTGGCCGTCGCCCGGTCGGCGCGCCTGCGCCGCGGACTCCCGCGCCTGTCGGGCAAGCTCCTCGTCGGGATGATCGTGCTCGCCGCGATCGTGCTGTTCGGGCTGATCGGCCCGCTCCTGCTCGGCGATCCGCGTGACGCGAGCTTCGAGCCGCTGCTGCCGCCGAGCCCCGAGCACCCGTTCGGCACCACCAAGCTGGGCTTCGACGTGCTCGCGCAGGTCGCGACCGGCACGCAGGGCTCGCTCTTCGTCGGTGCGGTCGCGGGCGTCGTGGCGCTGTTCCTCGCGTTGGTGTTCGGCGTGCTCGCCGGCTATTTCGGCGGAGCGCTCGACGAGACCCTGATGCTCGCGACCAACATCATGCTCGTGATCCCCGGGCTCCCGCTCGTCATGGTGATCGCCGCCTACGTGCAGCACACGGAGGGCCTGGGCGACCTGGCCCGCAGCTCTCTGCTGGTGGCGCTGGTGCTCGGGATCACCGGCTGGGCGGGGTCGGCGGTGGTGCTCCGCGGGACGGCGCGGTCGCTGCGCACGAGGGACTACGTCGCCGCGGCGGTCGTCGCGGGCGAGCGACCGCTGCGGGTGATCTTCGTCGAGATCCTCCCGAACCTGGTGCCGCTGCTCGCCGCGCAGCTGATCTTCGGGGTGATCTTCGCGGTGCTCGGCGAAGCGGGGCTGTCGTACCTCGGCCTCGGACCGACCGGGTCGATCACCCTGGGCACGGTGCTCAACGACGCCCAGACCGGTCAGGCGGTGGGAAGCGGCGCCTGGTGGTGGTTCGTGCCGCCCGGCCTGATCATCGCGCTGATAGGCACGGCCCTGTCGCTGATCAACTTCGCGATCGACGAGATCGTGAACCCGAAGCTGCGCCTCGCGCCGGTGGCCGCGCGCCGCCAGCGCCGAGCACGTCGCGCCGGTCGTGGCGTCGGCGGGGAAGGAGCGGTCGCATGA
- a CDS encoding ABC transporter ATP-binding protein codes for MSDAVLSARNVSIEYEVDPPVKAVRDVSLTLNRGEILGLAGESGCGKTTLAYGMNRLLKAPALMTQGEIVFHDRDGHDIDVVGLDGEGLRAFRWDKISMVFQGAMNSLNPVISVRAQIFDIFDTHRPGMSKRAKQERAEELLTLVGVDPNRLTSFPHELSGGMRQRMMIAMALALDPQVMIMDEPTTALDVVVQRGIIREIMRLRERLGFAVIFITHDLPMLIEISDRIAVMLQGRIVEQGTAEEIYRTPQHEYTKRLLSSFPSLTGERGDFVRTGMSQEVGR; via the coding sequence ATGAGCGACGCGGTGCTGTCGGCGAGGAACGTGTCGATCGAGTACGAGGTGGATCCGCCGGTCAAGGCTGTCCGCGACGTGTCGTTGACGCTGAACCGTGGCGAGATCCTGGGGTTGGCGGGGGAGTCGGGGTGTGGGAAGACGACGCTCGCGTATGGCATGAACCGGTTGTTGAAGGCTCCGGCGTTGATGACCCAGGGCGAGATCGTGTTCCATGACCGGGATGGTCACGACATCGATGTGGTGGGCCTGGATGGGGAGGGGTTGCGGGCGTTCCGGTGGGACAAGATCTCGATGGTGTTCCAGGGGGCGATGAACTCGCTCAACCCGGTGATCAGTGTGCGGGCGCAGATCTTCGACATCTTCGACACGCACCGTCCGGGGATGAGCAAGAGGGCCAAGCAGGAGCGGGCGGAGGAGTTGCTGACGCTGGTGGGGGTGGATCCGAACCGGTTGACGAGTTTCCCGCATGAGCTGTCGGGCGGGATGCGGCAGCGGATGATGATCGCGATGGCGTTGGCGCTCGATCCGCAGGTGATGATCATGGATGAGCCGACCACGGCGTTGGATGTGGTGGTGCAGCGGGGCATCATCCGGGAGATCATGCGGTTGCGGGAGAGGTTGGGGTTCGCGGTGATCTTCATCACGCATGACCTGCCGATGCTGATCGAGATCAGCGACCGGATCGCGGTGATGCTGCAGGGGCGGATCGTGGAGCAGGGCACGGCGGAGGAGATCTACCGGACCCCGCAGCACGAGTACACGAAACGGCTGCTGTCGAGTTTCCCGTCGTTGACCGGGGAGCGGGGCGATTTCGTCCGCACGGGTATGAGCCAGGAGGTGGGGCGATGA
- a CDS encoding ABC transporter ATP-binding protein has translation MSANDAGRAGTLEARNLVKDFTLRSGFRTSVLHAVKDVSFTIEAGKTVALVGESGSGKSTIARMLMKLETPTSGSILLDGVESGTRGRGLEAYRSDVQMVFQDPFASLNPFHTIVHHLERPIRLHHPKLSGTAVRARAIELLERVRLTPGESFAERRPHELSGGQRQRVAIARALAPGARFIVADEPVSMLDVSIRLGVLNLLAELQREENLGVLYITHDLATARHFSDEIMVLYKGDVVERGPADQVILHPQHEYTKTLLGAAPEPENLGRLRDHVRAELGIA, from the coding sequence ATGAGCGCGAACGATGCGGGCCGGGCCGGGACGCTGGAGGCGCGGAATCTGGTGAAGGACTTCACCCTGCGCTCCGGATTCCGCACGAGTGTGTTGCATGCGGTGAAGGACGTGTCGTTCACGATCGAGGCCGGGAAGACGGTCGCGCTGGTGGGGGAGTCGGGGTCGGGGAAGTCGACCATCGCGCGGATGCTGATGAAGCTGGAGACGCCCACCTCCGGGTCCATCCTCCTCGACGGTGTCGAGTCCGGCACCCGGGGTCGGGGGTTGGAGGCGTACCGGTCGGATGTGCAGATGGTGTTCCAGGACCCGTTCGCGTCGTTGAACCCGTTCCACACGATCGTGCATCACCTGGAGCGTCCGATCCGCCTGCACCACCCGAAGCTGTCCGGGACGGCGGTACGGGCGCGGGCGATCGAGCTGCTCGAACGGGTCCGGCTGACCCCGGGGGAGAGCTTCGCCGAGCGCCGCCCGCACGAGCTGTCCGGCGGGCAGCGGCAGCGCGTCGCGATCGCCCGGGCGCTGGCCCCAGGGGCACGGTTCATCGTCGCCGACGAGCCGGTGAGCATGTTGGACGTGTCGATCCGGCTCGGGGTCCTGAACCTGCTGGCCGAGCTGCAGCGGGAAGAGAACCTGGGCGTGCTGTACATCACCCACGACCTCGCCACAGCCCGCCACTTCTCCGATGAGATCATGGTGCTCTACAAGGGCGACGTCGTCGAACGCGGACCCGCCGACCAGGTCATCCTCCACCCGCAGCACGAGTACACCAAGACCCTCCTCGGCGCCGCCCCCGAACCCGAGAACCTCGGCCGCCTTCGCGACCACGTCCGCGCTGAACTCGGCATCGCCTGA
- a CDS encoding ROK family transcriptional regulator: protein MAQIDPGTSAWLRTRNDREALRLILEHGPLTRTRLGELSGMSKPTATQMIARLERADLVLPVGEVAGSRGPSAVSWGVRTDRVAGVAVSMLDGSIQATLVDATGQEHPVVDLPVIGEERSPEQDIARAVDAACAAAGADRDTIEAVTIGVQAAVGQGQDTLSLTDSLPGWPATGARARIEAALGVAVTLENDVNLATMAERAVGVAQDVDSFAFLWAGVGLGVGVDLGGTIHRGAHGSAGEIGYLTVAAGTGQPGAVTTDLLGSQVILDLLPPDDDGLAALALHEEVLRMVADRIALTIEPVLVVLDPALIVLGGPTNLAGGQRLAELVAERAAGEERPTPEVRLSGTGDSAVLLGARRLLVEQIRTILEDRIPTD, encoded by the coding sequence ATGGCACAGATCGACCCAGGCACCTCGGCATGGCTGCGCACCAGGAACGATCGCGAAGCGCTGCGACTCATCCTCGAGCACGGCCCGCTGACCCGCACGCGACTCGGCGAGCTGTCCGGGATGTCGAAGCCGACCGCCACGCAGATGATCGCGCGACTCGAGCGCGCCGACCTCGTGCTGCCGGTGGGGGAGGTCGCGGGCAGTCGCGGCCCGAGCGCGGTGAGCTGGGGCGTGCGGACCGACCGGGTGGCGGGGGTCGCGGTGAGCATGCTCGACGGCAGCATCCAGGCGACGCTCGTCGACGCCACCGGCCAGGAGCATCCGGTGGTCGACCTTCCGGTGATCGGCGAGGAACGCTCGCCCGAGCAGGACATCGCGCGCGCCGTCGATGCCGCATGCGCCGCCGCCGGAGCCGACCGCGACACGATCGAGGCCGTGACGATCGGCGTGCAGGCCGCGGTGGGTCAGGGGCAGGACACCCTGTCGCTCACGGACTCGCTGCCGGGGTGGCCCGCGACGGGCGCCAGAGCCCGGATCGAGGCCGCGCTCGGTGTCGCGGTGACGCTGGAGAACGACGTCAACCTCGCCACGATGGCCGAGCGTGCGGTCGGCGTGGCCCAGGACGTCGACAGCTTCGCGTTCCTCTGGGCGGGTGTGGGCCTCGGTGTCGGCGTCGACCTGGGCGGCACCATCCACCGCGGCGCGCACGGCAGTGCCGGGGAGATCGGCTACCTGACCGTGGCCGCCGGCACCGGTCAGCCCGGAGCCGTGACCACGGATCTGCTCGGCTCGCAGGTGATCCTCGACCTCCTGCCCCCCGACGACGACGGCCTCGCCGCACTCGCGCTGCACGAGGAGGTGCTGCGGATGGTCGCCGACCGCATCGCGCTGACCATCGAGCCCGTGCTGGTCGTGCTCGACCCCGCCCTGATCGTGCTCGGCGGGCCGACCAACCTCGCGGGAGGACAGCGGCTCGCCGAGCTCGTGGCCGAGCGTGCCGCGGGAGAGGAACGGCCGACCCCGGAGGTGCGCCTGAGCGGAACGGGCGACAGCGCCGTGCTCCTCGGTGCCCGCCGGCTCCTGGTCGAGCAGATCCGCACGATCCTCGAAGACCGCATCCCCACCGACTGA
- a CDS encoding family 4 glycosyl hydrolase, translating to MKLAIVGGGSTYTPELIDGFVRLQRELPIEELVLVDTDPDRLRLVGGISRRMMARGGHPARLLTTTDLAAGVSDADAVLIQLRVGGQDAREQDESWPHDVDCIGQETTGPGGLAKALRTVPVVLRIADVVRRHAKPEAWIVDFTNPVGIVTRALLEDGHRAVGLCNVAIGFQRRFAEEAGVAPDRVALAHVGLNHLTWERGVYIDGVDQLPAALATRGRELADTVELPPALLAQLGVLPSYYLRYYYAHDEVLHEQRHHATRAVEVRAIEHELLALYADPSVDTKPEILERRGGAFYSEAAIELLIAIRGGAEVPRVVNLRNDGVLPFLPDDHVIEVPARYRDGRFLAEPVAALPDDIRGLISAVAGYERLALDAATAGGRDRVLRAMRAHPLVLQHERAEKLTDLLLAANARYLEWA from the coding sequence ATGAAACTCGCCATCGTCGGCGGAGGATCGACCTATACGCCGGAGCTGATCGACGGGTTCGTCCGGCTGCAGCGTGAACTGCCGATCGAGGAGCTCGTGCTCGTCGACACGGATCCCGACCGCCTGAGGCTCGTGGGCGGCATCTCCCGCCGCATGATGGCGCGGGGAGGGCATCCCGCGCGACTGCTCACGACCACCGACCTCGCGGCGGGTGTGAGCGACGCCGACGCCGTGCTCATCCAGCTCCGCGTGGGCGGCCAGGACGCCCGCGAGCAGGACGAGAGCTGGCCGCACGACGTCGACTGCATCGGGCAGGAGACCACGGGCCCCGGCGGACTCGCGAAGGCGCTGCGCACGGTCCCGGTGGTGCTGCGCATCGCCGACGTCGTGCGTCGCCACGCCAAGCCCGAGGCGTGGATCGTGGACTTCACCAACCCGGTCGGCATCGTCACCCGCGCCCTGCTGGAGGACGGGCACCGCGCCGTCGGACTGTGCAACGTGGCGATCGGCTTCCAGCGGCGTTTCGCCGAGGAGGCCGGAGTCGCGCCCGACCGCGTCGCCCTCGCCCACGTGGGGCTCAACCACCTCACCTGGGAGCGCGGCGTGTACATCGACGGCGTCGACCAGCTCCCCGCGGCCCTCGCGACGCGGGGGCGAGAACTGGCCGACACGGTCGAGCTCCCGCCCGCCCTGCTCGCGCAGCTCGGCGTGCTGCCCTCGTACTACCTGCGGTACTACTACGCGCACGACGAGGTGCTGCACGAACAGCGTCACCACGCGACCCGCGCGGTCGAGGTGCGCGCGATCGAGCACGAGCTGCTGGCGCTCTACGCCGACCCCTCCGTCGACACCAAGCCCGAGATCCTCGAGCGGCGCGGCGGGGCGTTCTACTCCGAGGCGGCCATCGAGCTGCTGATCGCGATCCGCGGGGGCGCCGAGGTGCCGCGCGTGGTGAACCTCCGCAACGACGGGGTACTGCCGTTCCTCCCCGACGACCACGTGATCGAGGTGCCCGCCCGGTATCGCGACGGTCGCTTCCTCGCCGAGCCCGTGGCGGCACTGCCCGACGACATCCGCGGACTGATCTCCGCGGTCGCAGGCTACGAGCGGCTCGCGCTCGACGCGGCGACCGCCGGCGGGCGTGACCGCGTGCTGCGGGCGATGCGTGCGCACCCGCTCGTCCTGCAGCACGAGCGCGCCGAGAAGCTGACCGATCTGCTGCTCGCCGCCAACGCGCGATACCTGGAGTGGGCGTGA
- a CDS encoding N-acetylglucosamine kinase — protein sequence MTRRDRNRLVLAADGGGSKTDVVLLNTAGEVLAWERGTGSSPQIDGLAPSVRVIDGLVRRALGDRDPRDLDVVGLYLSGLDLAEEIAAFRAAIAPLPWSPGAIVENDLHALLRAGTDAQDAVAVICGTGMNAIGVRADGAQVRFPALGPLSGDWGGGAELGDAVVWHAARAEDGRGPHTLLVERLLAAVDASSVAALIEDVHLGRRPAQAFAALAPLLFEAAAAGDEVARQVVRRQADEVVAFVRACVDRLGLRAVELPVLFGGGVARGRDPLLLASIHAGLAQHAPSARLEIVDAPPVLGAALLVLDAAGAEATAKVRARDHLSSDLRHAAEPVVAR from the coding sequence GTGACCCGCCGCGACCGGAACCGGCTCGTCCTCGCGGCGGACGGCGGCGGCTCCAAGACCGACGTGGTGCTGCTCAACACCGCGGGAGAGGTGCTCGCGTGGGAGCGCGGGACCGGGTCGAGCCCGCAGATCGACGGACTCGCCCCGTCGGTCCGCGTGATCGACGGGCTCGTGCGGCGCGCCCTCGGCGACCGCGACCCGCGTGACCTCGACGTCGTGGGGCTGTACCTGTCCGGACTAGACCTCGCGGAGGAGATCGCGGCGTTCCGTGCGGCCATCGCGCCGCTGCCCTGGTCGCCGGGCGCGATCGTGGAGAACGACCTGCACGCACTCCTGCGCGCCGGAACCGACGCGCAGGACGCCGTCGCCGTGATCTGCGGCACGGGCATGAACGCCATCGGGGTGCGGGCGGATGGGGCGCAGGTGCGCTTCCCCGCGTTGGGCCCGCTCTCGGGCGACTGGGGCGGGGGCGCCGAACTGGGCGACGCGGTCGTATGGCACGCCGCACGGGCTGAGGACGGCCGGGGACCGCACACCCTGCTGGTCGAGCGGCTTCTCGCCGCGGTCGACGCCTCCTCGGTCGCCGCGCTCATCGAGGACGTGCACCTCGGACGACGGCCGGCTCAGGCCTTCGCGGCTCTCGCACCGCTGCTGTTCGAGGCGGCGGCCGCGGGGGACGAGGTCGCACGGCAGGTGGTGCGGCGTCAGGCGGACGAGGTCGTGGCGTTCGTGCGCGCCTGCGTCGACCGGCTCGGGCTGCGCGCGGTCGAGCTGCCGGTGCTGTTCGGCGGCGGAGTCGCACGAGGCCGAGACCCGCTGCTGCTCGCGAGCATCCACGCGGGGCTTGCGCAGCACGCGCCCTCAGCGCGGCTGGAGATCGTGGACGCGCCGCCTGTGCTGGGGGCGGCGCTCCTCGTGCTCGACGCCGCGGGGGCGGAGGCGACCGCGAAGGTACGCGCCCGCGACCACCTCAGCTCGGATCTTCGGCACGCGGCCGAACCCGTCGTGGCGCGCTGA